The genomic stretch tccCTTCCTTCTCAGTTTCTACCTTTACTCCCATAGATAACTACCTTATCAACTGTGGCTCAAACACCAATGCTTCACTCTTCAACAGACCCTTCATTGCTGAAGAACAAGGTTCCACCTTTCTCTCTTCAGAAAACTCTATCCCACTCAAACTCCAAAACCCACCTCCAAATTTGCCTCTTTTGTATCACACAGCAAGAGTCTTCACCACCAACGCAAGGTACAGGTTCAACATGAAGAGAAACGGCACCAACTTTGTGCGTTTCCATTTCTACACTTTTAAAGCTCCGAGTTTTGACCTCAAGCATGCTAAATTCAGTGTCTTTGTTAATGGGGTCTCACTTTTAAGGTATTTCCAGCAAGTTAATAATAGTGTCATGGTTAAAGAGTTTATCTTGAAGATAGAATCAgaatttgttgaaattttgtttAGGCCTGTTGCTACTGGTGGGGGTAGCAACTCAGGATTTGGATTTGTGAATGGTTTAGAGGTTTTTTCTGCTCCTGAAGATTTGGTTACAGATTATGGAGCTAGGTTTGTTGGTGCTTCTGGGGTGGAAGAGTTCAAGAACCTTTCATCTCAGGTTTTAGAAACTGTTCATAGAATCAATGTTGGTGGTTTGAAAATAACACCATTTAATGATACCCTTTGGAGGACTTGGATCCCTGATGAGGGTTTTCTTGTTTTCAAGCATGCAGCTAAGTCTGCATTTACTGATCACACACCAAATTACCAGAAGGGAGGGGCAACACCAGAGATTGCCCCTGATAATGTTTACATGACTGCTCAGCAGATGAATAGGGAGAACTCGAGTTTAGCTTCGAGGTTCAACATAACTTGGAATTTTTCTGTGGATACCGGTGGTGTTCCTCACCTTGTGAGGTTGCATTTCTGCGATTTCGTTAGCCCTGCGCTTAATTTGCTCTACTTTGATGTGTATATCAATGGCTACACTGCAATTAAGGATCTTGATTTGTCGTCCCTTACGTTCCACATGCTTGCTTCTCCATACTATGTGGATTTTGTCACTGACTCGGATGATTCCGGTATTATTCAAATAAGTGTTGGTCCTTCTGATCTTAGCAGTTCTATAAGGATGAATGCCATATTGAATGGAGCAGAGATACTGAAGATGGTCAATGTTATCGATTCCAGTGCTGCACATTGGAAGAAAAGATTGTGGATTTGGATTGGTTCAGTCTCTGGAGGAATTGTTGTCTTGTGTTTAGTTGTAGCTGCTTTTCTACTTGCTATCAGATGCAGGAAGAAGAAACCAAAGCGAGGAGCCGTCGAAAGCGTTGGATGGACACCTTTACAAATGTATGGAGGGAGTTCCAACAGTAGAATGTCTGAACCTGGTTCTAATGGATACACTGGCTTGAAGATCCCCTTTGCAGATATACAATTCGCGACGAATGATTTCGATAAAAGTTTGGTGATAGGGTCTGGTGGGTTTGGTATGGTTTACAAAGGAGTACTCAGAGACAATGTTAAGGTTGCTGTTAAGAGAGGCATGCCTGGGTCAAGACAGGGACTTCCGGAATTTCATACCGAGATAACTGTTTTGTCCAAAATTCGCCATCATCACCTCGTTTCGCTGGTTGGTTTTTGTGAAGAGAATTCGGAGATGATACTTGTCTATGAGTATGTTGAGAAAGGTCCCCTTAAAAGGCATTTATACGGCTCGTCCGGCTTGCCACCTCTCTCGTGGAAGCAGCGTCTAGAGATATGCATTGGCGCTGCGAGAGGCCTCCACTATCTTCACACTGGGTTTGCTCAAGGAATCATCCACCGCGACATTAAATCGACCAACATTTTGCTTGATGAAAACTATGTGGCCAAGGTTGCTGACTTTGGCCTTTCAAGATCTGGACCTTGTATCAATGAAACACATGTGAGTACTGGTGTGAAAGGTAGTTTTGGTTATCTTGATCCTGAGTACTTCAGGAGGCAGCAGCTAACCGATAAATCGGATGTTTATTCGTTTGGGGTTGTACTCTTTGAGGTTCTTTGTGCTAGACCAGCAGTTGATCCGCAATTGACCCGGGAACAAGTGAATTTAGCAGAATGGGCCTTAGAGTATCTTGAGAAGGGTATGCTAGAGCATATTGTTGACCCTCGCATTGCAGGGCAGATTGAACCGAGGTCATTGAAGAAATTTGGCGAAACGGCCGAGAAATGTTTGGCAGAGTATGGTGTTGATAGGCCAACTATGGGTGATGTCTTATGGAATTTGGAATATGCACTTCAGCTTCAAGAAAGTAGACAACAAAGGGAGCTGCGAGCCGGTATCAGTGCCGACGAATCAGTGAATGTGACTACAACAATTGCTCCTGGAAATTCTTCCAGCAACAGAACAATTGTGAGAGATTATTCAGATGTAAGTAGTAGTCAAGTGTTTTCCCAGCTAATGACCAATGAAGGCAGATAGAGATAGTTTCATGCTGCATGTATAAGTAACATTCTTGCATCAAAactttatttatcaattattaaATGATATAAATGGAATTCTAGTCCAGAGTTCTCATTTCAATGGCAATGCATAGTGTTATGGTAGATGAAATTGTGACTCTGTAATGCTTCATAGAGGTTTAAAGTATAAGGTTACAGGGACACACATAcatatgtttttttattattattattttaataaatgttaGAAAATACAATATTTCTAGTCATACGCTATTTTAACAAGGTTTTATTTCTTGGCATCCATAATTCCATATGCAAATTGAACTGGAATCTAATCCCAAACCAGTCTTCCAATCTTTCACATTTGCATGACtgaatattattttattgaGTAATTAGTtcctaaagaaaaaaaataatattttggtCCTCCGAGAGCAATCAGTAAACACATGATGTCCTTCTATCAATTCATCAACTAAAACTTAACGGTGATGCTTAAATATACTATTAATTACTCTGACATGTCTATCTATGAAAGATAGTCATGTAGATAACAATTTTTGAAACGAAACTTCACTTGTTTTGATAGGATTTGTGATAAATAGAGAGCAGACTCAAAAGATAATAAATGATTCCTACTAAAGTAATAATAACGAGACATGTACCACtgtaaataacaaaatatatagaCGATTCGATTTTATTTTGCACTATTCATTGACAGAAGAACATACATATCCACCGTTTACTATcttagattttttttcaaaaactaattaGTCCAAAGTCAACAAACATCTTTTTGAAGATCTAACAAAAAAACCACATACATAAATTTTTGCGTATAGTATTTTATAGTGGGAGTAGTTATTATGTGCAATCTCTTAGAAAGCAGATTCCTGATTAACAAGTTGTAGTGCACAAGTCTGGCCACCACTCTCAACAGTTTTTTAATTGACaattattttctctattttgaATTTCGTAGCAATAGGATTGGATTGGATTCCAGCTAGTGGACAGTGGAAACGTGTGCTCTCCACTCCACTCAAACAAATACTTATGGTCCaaccgaaaaagaaaaaaaaaaaacttatggAAGCTGCCATGATGCCATccattctctttttttctttagcTATATAGTAAATGATAGTTACGGCAAAGATGATAGAATATGATTAAGAACTTTCTTGCTACTCTGTATAATGTGATTTGATGAATATGTGACAGTTGATCAATCAAATCAACAAggtcccccccccccccccccccccccaaataGCTCACCAAATGGTTTAGGGGATAGTGCGGAAAGTGTATATTTTAGATACTATTGCGGTGAAGTGTATCttacatattttataattttaatatattactAGTGggaattttaaattagaataatGTTATACATCAAGTCTTTTTGttaactaaatttaattaaattggtctaacaataaaattaatttaactaatattattttaaatttttattatttaacttgactagatttaattgataaaaaattttgaatgtgTAGTATTACt from Arachis stenosperma cultivar V10309 chromosome 9, arast.V10309.gnm1.PFL2, whole genome shotgun sequence encodes the following:
- the LOC130951412 gene encoding probable receptor-like protein kinase At5g24010, yielding MEIPKPFILLLLLLFIPSFSVSTFTPIDNYLINCGSNTNASLFNRPFIAEEQGSTFLSSENSIPLKLQNPPPNLPLLYHTARVFTTNARYRFNMKRNGTNFVRFHFYTFKAPSFDLKHAKFSVFVNGVSLLRYFQQVNNSVMVKEFILKIESEFVEILFRPVATGGGSNSGFGFVNGLEVFSAPEDLVTDYGARFVGASGVEEFKNLSSQVLETVHRINVGGLKITPFNDTLWRTWIPDEGFLVFKHAAKSAFTDHTPNYQKGGATPEIAPDNVYMTAQQMNRENSSLASRFNITWNFSVDTGGVPHLVRLHFCDFVSPALNLLYFDVYINGYTAIKDLDLSSLTFHMLASPYYVDFVTDSDDSGIIQISVGPSDLSSSIRMNAILNGAEILKMVNVIDSSAAHWKKRLWIWIGSVSGGIVVLCLVVAAFLLAIRCRKKKPKRGAVESVGWTPLQMYGGSSNSRMSEPGSNGYTGLKIPFADIQFATNDFDKSLVIGSGGFGMVYKGVLRDNVKVAVKRGMPGSRQGLPEFHTEITVLSKIRHHHLVSLVGFCEENSEMILVYEYVEKGPLKRHLYGSSGLPPLSWKQRLEICIGAARGLHYLHTGFAQGIIHRDIKSTNILLDENYVAKVADFGLSRSGPCINETHVSTGVKGSFGYLDPEYFRRQQLTDKSDVYSFGVVLFEVLCARPAVDPQLTREQVNLAEWALEYLEKGMLEHIVDPRIAGQIEPRSLKKFGETAEKCLAEYGVDRPTMGDVLWNLEYALQLQESRQQRELRAGISADESVNVTTTIAPGNSSSNRTIVRDYSDVSSSQVFSQLMTNEGR